In Plasmodium sp. gorilla clade G2 genome assembly, contig: PADLG01_00_2, whole genome shotgun sequence, the sequence tacaaaaatttcttcataaattttttttttttttttttttttttttttttcaaccaAACTTAAccaaaatgaaataaataatatcattatgtttattttagtGTGTATAAAATCAAATTaacagaaaaaataaaaaaacatatcaTTCTCATTTAAGGTAAATTagttcaattttttttcttttttttttttttttttttttttttttttgttcatttattttttgacaGTTCTCTTGTTCCATTTACTGCTCTTAGTTttacctttttattttctaaacCTTGATGTATTCCTACTATTGTTTGATGTGGCTCAGAAACAGACgctttttctaatttttttgaatcattctcttcttttttttgatcattttttttttcatcttcctttttttccttatttttattatctaaatTACTTCCTTTTAATTTGTcttcatatttctttttaactTCATCtatataaaaggaaaaatccTTAAATACATTgaatctttttattttcaatgaCGGAGTAAAATAATTAGTTGTATCCCATGTTTTGGatgttaaatatatgtcattaataatattatatctgtttaaatttgttttcttaaaaatatcCATCATTTTATTCTTAACATAAtcaacataaatattatgatttatattttcatcggttaatttttctaaataatttttttcatcaattCCAGTTTTTTCTAACATATTATCGTTTTTTAAACTTTTGAAAAATAAACCTTTATCAACGGAAATGATAGCCAGTGGACCATCCATTGAATCATCACCATAAACAACgcaattatttataaaacaaatttgTGAATATAGATTATTCAATAAATCAGTTTCTATATATTCTCCTTGTGATAATTTAACCAAACCCTTTGATCTATCTAAAAAAGTTACAGAACCATTATCATTAATTTGTACAACATCACCTGTTTTAAAATAACCATCTTTTGTGAAGGAATTTTTGGTACTTTCCTTTTCTAAAAAGTATCCTCTAAATATAGAGTCACTCTTAATTAACAATTCACCTTTTGGCAATCTATCTGTTGCTTTATATGTTTCCCATGTCCTTACCTTATATTTTGTACTAGGACATATAGGTCCTCCCATACCTTCTGAATTATCATCATACATACTTTGAGCAAAAATAGGACCAGTACCTTCGGTTAATCCATAACcttgataatatttaatatttaataaaacacGTAATTCGTCAGCGATTTTAGCCGACAATTTTCCACCACCATTTAATATAACCTTCATATTGGGGTTTATCTTATTTCTCAATTTAGAtgatatatttgtaattcTTTCAAGAAAATTACTAAAACAtccatttttaaataatttacgtaaatataaaatacttttaactatattccttttacaacttgataaattatttatttctgtTATAATATTGGTATACATTCTACTAAACACTTTTGGTACTCCAGCTATTATTTCATCCTCAGAATTTCTTATATCCttagaaaaaaatttcataTCTTTACtccatatatttatcattccaccattcataaaaataagataaatataaattctttcatatatatgtgatacgggtaaatatgataaatgttgctcaaaattataattttttactaCATCATGgtaatatatagatattactgcattataaaaatttttattacttaACATGACACCTTTTGGTTTTCCTGATGTTCCAGATGTATACACAATAGAAGTAACAAAATCAGGATCTTcgtttttaatattaaaattggtTGATTTAACCTTTGTTATATCATCAAACGTTATAATATCTATTCCAATTTTATTCCAATTTTCCTTTAGGctcttaattttttctaatttttcattatcatattttaaagaatataaattaatatcctttttttcttctttatataactcaatttcttttttctttcttttattattattattattatctaaatCAACGTGTTTTCCaacatttaaattttttttgttatatttaacTAAGCTATCTAAAATTATAAGTTTTTTCAAATAAGGCAATTCATTTTTACGATTTAATATACCTTCTACCAAATCCAAATCTAAACATAACCATTCAATTTTTGTCTCATTCaatatattaacaattaCATCTAAACTGAATTTAGAATGTATCACTAATGTTGTCACCCCGCTTATCATTGCACCCAAATCAGTAGCTAGCCAATTAATCGAATTACTACCATATAAACCTAGTAATCTAAACTTTCCtccattttctttttcattatatattttttcttcaatacCTTTTCCTTCATAAGTATTCAATGCATGACTAAATGATAATActttcttaaaaaaattattatatgttacatAATTTTCTGGTTCCCCACATGAATGTTCTACTAACCCTATTTTTTCACCTTTTAGTGTATATTGTTCTGCAAACAGTTtcataatatgtttataaacaaataatggACTTTTCTCTTTATAATCTTTCATACAATATACACTCGATTCATTTTTATCCTTTGATCTTTCACATATTTCAGAGTAGCATCTATTTCGACGAAAAAGTTCATTAATGCAAGGTAACACACAAattagatatataataaaaatatatgcagtatatataatactcatttcaaaatatgtctacataaataataaaaataaaataaataaataaactgaacaaaatgaaatatatatatatatatatatatatatatatatatataattcttttataaatattttttataattataacaacttacattttaataacaatatatatttgtatattgttaattaatttattttatttttgtcacttattcaatataattattaattcaATTCATATATTGTgtaacttaaaaaaaattatataataacaaaaaattgaatttatataatttaacaatactatatgtattatatttaaaaaaaaacaaaaaaatttataaaaaaatattattatactttcatattatatttttcaaatatataaaaaatatattacattatatatatacatataatcaCATATGCTACcaaaaagagaaaataaataaacaataaaagaaaaacgaatttaaaaaataggtttcatttttttattaaacataATGTTACATGATTCGATATATAGAATAacgtattaatttttttaataacaaatatttttatttcaattatatattattatgtatactaatttttttatatatttatttattttatgtaactttgttcttttctttttttttttgttatgcaaaattttaaatattgtattttttatatatccctatataattaaataattttatataatatatttaatttttcttacaataattttcataataataatttataaatgatgatattataatttttttataaaaattatactttttacgtacattaaaatatgaaccatctctctcttttttttttttttttttttttttttttttgttttgttttggttaatatataactttttaatatatattataatacatgtattttttctttttataatatattttttattatattaatattttatttttttaatataaattattcatatttataaatttatttattctacAAATGGTGATTCAAAACATTGCAAACATGTATctctataaaaaaacaaaagaaaaaaaaaaaaaaaaaaaaaaaaaaaataaaatatactaaTATAGAAAAAGTGATTTGTTCTAAGATCGATTATAAAATAtgcatttaaataaatatataaatatataaagcacgatttaacaaaatatataatattcattaaaaatatacaaatattataaaacacCAGACAtatgttaaaataataaataatatattatttcataaaatcaataaaaattaaaattcaattttttttttttttttttttataatattattaatggtaatatatatatatatattattacataatataaatcataaaacatattgaaaaccaaatgaaaagaaaaaaatattctaattaatgtatttgttttcttttttttaatctaatttataaattccttattataattatatatcaatttatttaaataaaaattaatttatattatattatattattaattatatttatttaacatatccttttatgaaataatatatatatatagacatgcgtataatatttgttgtatatatttaattaattttttactctcatatattgaataaaaataattataaagtttaccatacatataaataatatatatgtatataatatatgtgctTCTAAGAATTATAAGtaaattgttatataaacatttatcAAATAACAT encodes:
- a CDS encoding acyl-CoA synthetase, putative, which translates into the protein MSIIYTAYIFIIYLICVLPCINELFRRNRCYSEICERSKDKNESSVYCMKDYKEKSPLFVYKHIMKLFAEQYTLKGEKIGLVEHSCGEPENYVTYNNFFKKVLSFSHALNTYEGKGIEEKIYNEKENGGKFRLLGLYGSNSINWLATDLGAMISGVTTLVIHSKFSLDVIVNILNETKIEWLCLDLDLVEGILNRKNELPYLKKLIILDSLVKYNKKNLNVGKHVDLDNNNNNKRKKKEIELYKEEKKDINLYSLKYDNEKLEKIKSLKENWNKIGIDIITFDDITKVKSTNFNIKNEDPDFVTSIVYTSGTSGKPKGVMLSNKNFYNAVISIYYHDVVKNYNFEQHLSYLPVSHIYERIYIYLIFMNGGMINIWSKDMKFFSKDIRNSEDEIIAGVPKVFSRMYTNIITEINNLSSCKRNIVKSILYLRKLFKNGCFSNFLERITNISSKLRNKINPNMKVILNGGGKLSAKIADELRVLLNIKYYQGYGLTEGTGPIFAQSMYDDNSEGMGGPICPSTKYKVRTWETYKATDRLPKGELLIKSDSIFRGYFLEKESTKNSFTKDGYFKTGDVVQINDNGSVTFLDRSKGLVKLSQGEYIETDLLNNLYSQICFINNCVVYGDDSMDGPLAIISVDKGLFFKSLKNDNMLEKTGIDEKNYLEKLTDENINHNIYVDYVKNKMMDIFKKTNLNRYNIINDIYLTSKTWDTTNYFTPSLKIKRFNVFKDFSFYIDEVKKKYEDKLKGSNLDNKNKEKKEDEKKNDQKKEENDSKKLEKASVSEPHQTIVGIHQGLENKKVKLRAVNGTRELSKNK